Within Bacteroidales bacterium, the genomic segment TTTGAGGCATTGCGTGAATTGAACACAGTAGAGATGGTTGATTTTATCAAGAACAAGAGTAATTATTTTGAAATCCAGAGCCGGACCAACCGTTCTTCGCGCCGGGAAGTATTTCAGCTTTGCCGCGATAAAAACTGGTTCCTGACTGAGCTCACACCTCTGGAAACCAAGCTTGAAGATGTGTTCCGCGAACTGACTATGAACTAATTTAAAATTGAAAATTCGAGATTCAAAATTCAAAACCTCACTGGTATAACTTGCTATCAATTAATAAGTTAAATCTATGAATATTAAATCTTGAATTTGGAATCTTGAATCTATAATCTGGAATCAAAAATTAAAGAAACATGAAAGTCTGGGTAATTGCAACAAGAGAACTTCGATCATTTTTCGACTCGTTGATGGCCTACATTATGCTGGTGGCATTTCTGGGCTTCAGCGGATTTTTTACCTGGCTCTACGGGTCTGATATATTTTTCGTCCGTCAGGCAAGCCTTCAGGTGTTTTTTTCCATCGCTTACTGGACACTGTTTTTCTTCATTCCTGCATTGACCATGCGCCTGCTTGCCGAAGAAAACCGTACTGGTACCATCGAAATGCTGATGACCAAACCCATCAGCGATTTGCAGGTGGTGATGGGTAAGTTTTCTTCCGTGATGTTGCTGATTGTGATAGCGCTCGCACTTACTATTCCTTATTACATTACCGTGGCAAGCCTGGGCCCGATTGACCACGGGGCTACCATCACAGGATATGTTGGCCTTCTATTGATGAGCGCTGCCTATGTGAGCATTGGCCTGTTTGCCAGCAGCATTTCAAATAACCAGATTATCGCATTCCTGCTTGCCTTGCTTATAAGTATTTTCTTTCACATCATTTTCGATGTGCTTAGTTATAGTGTAACAGGGGGGATCGGTTCAATATTTTCGTACCTCAGCATCTCTACTCATTTCGATTCGATATCGCGTGGTGTGATTGACAGCAAGGATATCATATACTTCTTGTCAATTACCTTTTTGAGCCTCGTTGCAACTGAAGCTGTTCTTACAAGGCGTAATGCTGTTTAATTCAACGACTGAAAAATTATTTGAGCCATGAAGAATAAAAGACGGATTACCTTACAATTATTAATGATCCTCGGGGTGGTGATCCTTATCAACATTGTTTCCGACAGGTTTTTCGTGCGGGTTGACCTCACACAGGATCAGCGCTATACCCTCAGCGACGCAACCAGAAATATCCTTCGAGATCTGAAACAACCCGTTACAGTAAGTGCATATTTCACCAGCGATCTGCCGCCGCAGTACATCAACCTGAGGCGTGAATTCACCGACCTGCTGGTAGAATACGGCAATCTTTCGCGTGGAATGGTGGTTTTTGAAATGATTGACCCAAACGACGAAGAGACCGAAATGGCGGCAATGCAGGCAGGTGTGCAACCGGTGATTGTAAACGTTAGAGAGCGTGACCAGGTAAAACAACAAAAAGCATATATGGGCGCTGTGGTTCGCATGGGCGATCGTAAAGAAGCCATTCCGTTGATTCAGTCCGATGCCGCCATGGAATATTCGCTTTCAACATCAATAAAAAAAATATCAATTGTTGACAAGCCATTGATCGGGGTTGTGCAGGGACATGGCCAACCGCCTTTGAGTTCGTTGCAGCAGGCACTTTCAGGTTTACTGGTTCTCAACAATGTTGAGGAAGTGAATTTTTATGACACTATTGAGGATATTTCCCGCTTTCAGTCATTGATGATTATTGGCCCTACCGATAGTATTCCGAGCCTGCATTTCAGCCTGCTTGATAGTTACCTGGCCGGTGGCGGCAATTTACTTGTTGCATTGAACCGTGTTAGCGCCGATTTTAATACACTGCAGGGTTTTGCTGTAGAGACCGGGCTTGAAAACTGGCTTATGGATAAAGGTGTGATTGTTGAAGGGCGTTTCATTGTAGATGCCAATTGTGGAACCGTTGGTGTTACGCAGCAAACCGGAGCCTTCCAGTACACTACCAATATAAGATTTCCCTACCTCCCGCTTATCAATGATTTTGCCGATCATCCGATCACCAAAGGTTTGAGCAATATAGTTTTGCAGTTCGCAAGCCCGATTTTATACACCGGTGATACCTTGGTCAGGTTCGAACCGATAGCTTTTACATCCGAAAAATCGGATGCCCGGAGCGTACCGCTGATGTTTGATATCCAGAAACAATGGACTGACCGTGATTTTACCCGTTCAAAACTTGCTGTGGCTGCTACCTTGCAAGGCCCGATCTCAGGAAATCTGCCTTCGCGCATGGTAGTGTTTGGCGATGCTGATTTCGCCGTGGCTTCTGATCCTCGTCAGAACCTGCAAAGAGAAAATGTAAGCCTGCTTGTGAATGCTGTTGACTGGCTATCAGACGATACCGGACTTGTTGAACTGCGAACCAAAGGCCCGAAAGCCCGCCCGCTTGATGAAGTTGAAGATGGACGCAAGCTATTTCTGAAACTGCTGAACTTTCTGCTTCCAATCATCCTGATTATTATCTATGGTGTTTACAGGATAATCCGAAACCGCAACATACGCATGAAAAGAATGGAGGATGTTTATGTTTAAGAAATTAAACCCCCTGGTATTAGTAGCGCTGCTCGCAGTATTAATAATTGCCGTGGTAGTTGTTCTGCGAATGGATGCCCGCAAACAAAAAGGCAGCTTTTTGAACGAACTGATCAATGCTGATCGTGAGAAAACAACAAGCATCATTGTTATTCCTAAAGGAATCGCGGAGGATGCCATTACACTGGAGAAAAACGAAGACCGGTGGATGGTTGGTTCGCATGGAAAAATGTACCAGGCAAACCGCGAACATATTGCACGCATTTTTGAATCACTTTCGCCGATGATACCTGAACAATTGGTTTCGCGTTCAAAAGACAGCTGGCCTGAATATGAGATAGAAGATGTTTCGGGAACACGTGTGAAGATATATGAAGGAAAGCGCTTAAGCGGTGACTTTACATACGGTAAACTCAGTTTCCAGCAACAGATGATGCAGGGACAACAGCGGCCAAAGATCAGCACTTTTGTTCGTCTGCACGATCAGGAGGATGTTTATTCGGTTGATGGTTTTCTGGGTTCGGCATTTCCTGCGATCACAAAACAATATCGTGATCAGACTGTGATCAGCGTAAATAAAGATGATATCAGCAAAATTTCTATGCAGGGCGCTGGTGAATATAATTATACGATTTCAAGGGAAGGGACCAATTGGTTACTTAATGGCAATCAGTTAGATTCAGTTATGGTTGAGCATGTTCTGAATTCAATCAGCAATGCAAACAGCAGCGGTTTTGTGGAGCAGGAATCAGAAGGCCTGCTCAGTGTTCCATCACACCAACTTACGGTTGAAAGAATTGATGCAATTCCTGTTGAGATCAAAGCATATCCAGCCGATAGTACGCACCAATATTTTATCACCAGTTCCCAGAACCCTGGGGCTGTTTTCAGTGGTTCGCAAAATGAATTGTTTGAAAGCATCTTTTACCGGGTTACATACTTTTCCGGAAAAGATGCCAGCG encodes:
- a CDS encoding DUF4340 domain-containing protein, producing MFKKLNPLVLVALLAVLIIAVVVVLRMDARKQKGSFLNELINADREKTTSIIVIPKGIAEDAITLEKNEDRWMVGSHGKMYQANREHIARIFESLSPMIPEQLVSRSKDSWPEYEIEDVSGTRVKIYEGKRLSGDFTYGKLSFQQQMMQGQQRPKISTFVRLHDQEDVYSVDGFLGSAFPAITKQYRDQTVISVNKDDISKISMQGAGEYNYTISREGTNWLLNGNQLDSVMVEHVLNSISNANSSGFVEQESEGLLSVPSHQLTVERIDAIPVEIKAYPADSTHQYFITSSQNPGAVFSGSQNELFESIFYRVTYFSGKDASDDSL
- a CDS encoding Gldg family protein gives rise to the protein MKNKRRITLQLLMILGVVILINIVSDRFFVRVDLTQDQRYTLSDATRNILRDLKQPVTVSAYFTSDLPPQYINLRREFTDLLVEYGNLSRGMVVFEMIDPNDEETEMAAMQAGVQPVIVNVRERDQVKQQKAYMGAVVRMGDRKEAIPLIQSDAAMEYSLSTSIKKISIVDKPLIGVVQGHGQPPLSSLQQALSGLLVLNNVEEVNFYDTIEDISRFQSLMIIGPTDSIPSLHFSLLDSYLAGGGNLLVALNRVSADFNTLQGFAVETGLENWLMDKGVIVEGRFIVDANCGTVGVTQQTGAFQYTTNIRFPYLPLINDFADHPITKGLSNIVLQFASPILYTGDTLVRFEPIAFTSEKSDARSVPLMFDIQKQWTDRDFTRSKLAVAATLQGPISGNLPSRMVVFGDADFAVASDPRQNLQRENVSLLVNAVDWLSDDTGLVELRTKGPKARPLDEVEDGRKLFLKLLNFLLPIILIIIYGVYRIIRNRNIRMKRMEDVYV
- a CDS encoding ABC transporter permease subunit; this encodes MKVWVIATRELRSFFDSLMAYIMLVAFLGFSGFFTWLYGSDIFFVRQASLQVFFSIAYWTLFFFIPALTMRLLAEENRTGTIEMLMTKPISDLQVVMGKFSSVMLLIVIALALTIPYYITVASLGPIDHGATITGYVGLLLMSAAYVSIGLFASSISNNQIIAFLLALLISIFFHIIFDVLSYSVTGGIGSIFSYLSISTHFDSISRGVIDSKDIIYFLSITFLSLVATEAVLTRRNAV